From Oryza brachyantha chromosome 9, ObraRS2, whole genome shotgun sequence, a single genomic window includes:
- the LOC102710526 gene encoding 2-hydroxyisoflavanone dehydratase-like, translating into MSDAGDGGDEVIHDAPNFIRVYKSGRVERFLRIDFAPPSTDAATGVTSKDVVAGDGVSGRLYLPATPCGGYVGRLPVLVFFHGGGFCLGSAFDAATHGHANRLAARAGAIVVSVEYRLAPERPVPALYGDAWAALQWVASHADGQGEEPWLTAHADFGRVHVGGESAGANIAHHAAMRAGAEELGHGVKVNSLVLIHPYFLGGDSSESDEMGMALLRELIRLWPVVCPGTSGCDDPWINPMADGAPSLSVLGCRRALVCIGGKDAMRGRGKLYCEKLRESGWQGEVEIWEADGQGHGFHLLWPTCTQAEAQVQTIAEFLSHG; encoded by the coding sequence ATGTCTGACGCTGGGGACGGAGGCGACGAGGTCATCCACGACGCGCCCAACTTCATCCGCGTCTACAAGAGCGGTCGCGTCGAGCGGTTCCTGCGGATCGACTTCGCGCCGCCCTCCACGGACGCCGCCACCGGGGTCACCTCGAAGGACGTCGTCGCGGGAGACGGCGTGTCGGGGCGCCTCTACCTCCCTGCGACCCCCTGCGGCGGCTACGTGGGGAGGCTCCCCGTCCTCGTGTTCTTCCATGGGGGTGGCTTCTGCCTCGGCTCGGCGTTCGACGCCGCGACGCACGGGCACGCCAACCGGCTCGCCGCGCGGGCCGGCGCCATCGTCGTGTCGGTGGAGTACCGCCTCGCGCCGGAGCGCCCGGTCCCCGCGCTCTACGGGGACGCGTGGGCTGCGCTCCAGTGGGTAGCCTCGCACGCCGATGGTCAGGGGGAGGAGCCCTGGCTGACCGCGCACGCGGACTTCGGCCGGGTCCACGTCGGGGGCGAGAGCGCCGGCGCCAACATCGCGCATCACGCTGCAATGCGggccggcgccgaggagcTGGGCCACGGCGTGAAGGTGAACTCGCTCGTCCTGATTCATCCCTACTTCCTGGGCGGCGACAGCTCCGAGTCAGACGAGATGGGCATGGCGTTGCTTCGCGAGTTGATCCGGCTATGGCCGGTGGTCTGCCCAGGGACGAGCGGGTGCGACGACCCGTGGATCAACCCGATGGCGGACGGCGCACCAAGCCTGTCCGTCCTGGGGTGCCGGCGTGCGCTGGTGTGCATCGGTGGGAAGGATGCGATGAGGGGTAGAGGAAAGCTGTATTGTGAGAAGCTGAGGGAATCTGGGTGGCAGGGGGAGGTGGAGATCTGGGAGGCAGATGGGCAGGGCCATGGCTTTCATCTCCTGTGGCCGACATGTACTCAGGCAGAAGCACAAGTACAGACCATTGCCGAGTTCCTGAGCCATGGATGA
- the LOC102710814 gene encoding serine carboxypeptidase 1-like has translation MSNALPVFLILIICVAALHANASSEEARFRELMRSRRSSNGYGVHEQEVYSVSDQSNLKAADKIAALPGQPEGVSFSQYGGYVTVDEKNGRALFYYFVEATTGAAAKPLLLWLNGGPGCSSVGYGAMIELGPFRINSDNKTLSRNEFAWNNVANVLFLESPAGVGFSYSNTSSDYDRSGDQRTADDSYIFLVNWLERFPEYKGRAFYISGESYAGHYAPQLAATILSHNIDSKRMIINLQGVLVGNPCLDEFKNLKGQIDYLWSHGVISDEVLANITKNCKFSPSDGKQCSDAMNAYDSGNTDPYDIYGPVCINAPDGKFFPSRYVPGYDPCSNYYIHAYLNDPVAQKAVHARTTTWLGCKNLHWKDAPVSMVPTLKWLIEHELPVWLYSGDLDSVCPLTATRYSVSDLGLAVTEPWRPWTANREVGGYVQQFAGGLVFISVRGAGHQVPYFQPEKALIVVSSFLKGVLPPYAKEQ, from the exons ATGAGCAACGCATTACCCGTTTTCCTCATTCTTATCATCTGTGTGGCAGCTTTGCACGCAAATGCATCGTCGGAAGAGGCTAGATTCAGAGAGTTAATGCGATCCCGGAGGAGCAGCAATGGCTACGGCGTGCATGAGCAAGAAGTGTACTCTGTCTCGGACCAGAGCAATCTGAAGGCTGCCGACAAGATCGCGGCGCTTCCCGGCCAGCCGGAGGGCGTCAGCTTCAGCCAGTACGGCGGGTACGTCACCGTCGACGAGAAGAACGGCCGCGCGCTCTTCTACTACTTCGTCGAGGCGACgactggcgcggcggcgaagccaCTCCTCCTGTGGCTCAATGGAG GTCCGGGGTGCTCGTCAGTTGGCTATGGAGCAATGATAGAGCTGGGCCCATTCAGGATAAACAGCGATAACAAAACGCTGAGCAGAAATGAGTTCGCGTGGAATAATG TGGCTAATGTGCTCTTCCTGGAGTCGCCTGCCGGTGTTGGATTTTCCTACTCCAACACATCTTCTGACTACGACAGGAGCGGCGACCAAAGGACAGCCGATGACTCATACATCTTCCTGGTGAATTGGCTTGAGAGATTCCCCGAGTACAAAGGCCGTGCCTTCTACATCTCCGGGGAGAGCTACGCAGGACACTATGCTCCACAGCTTGCTGCGACCATCCTGAGTCACAACATAGACAGCAAGAGAATGATCATAAACCTGCAGGGTGTATTG GTTGGCAACCCTTGCCTTGATGAGTTCAAGAACCTGAAGGGGCAAATTGACTACTTGTGGAGCCATGGGGTGATATCGGACGAGGTACTTGCCAACATTACCAAGAACTGCAAGTTCAGTCCGTCAGACGGTAAACAATGCTCTGATGCTATGAACGCATATGACTCTGGTAACACTGATCCCTACGACATATACGGCCCAGTTTGCATTAACGCACCCGATGGAAAATTCTTCCCCAGCCGCTAT GTGCCAGGGTATGATCCATGCAGCAATTACTACATCCACGCTTACCTCAACGATCCTGTGGCACAGAAGGCTGTCCATGCCAGAACGACAACTTGGTTAGGCTGCAA AAACTTGCATTGGAAAGATGCACCGGTGTCCATGGTACCAACGCTGAAGTGGTTAATAGAGCACGAACTGCCGGTGTGGCTGTATAG cgGCGACCTCGATTCCGTGTGCCCGCTCACCGCCACGAGGTACTCTGTCAGTgacctcggcctcgccgtcaccgaaCCATGGCGCCCATGGACAGCAAACAGAGAG GTCGGAGGGTATGTTCAGCAATTTGCAGGTGGCCTTGTGTTCATCTCTGTCAGGGGAGCCGGCCATCAGGTTCCTTACTTCCAGCCCGAGAAGGCACTCATCGTCGTCAGCTCCTTCCTGAAAGGAGTGCTCCCGCCCTATGCCAAGGAGCAGTAA
- the LOC102716622 gene encoding patatin-like protein 2, protein MLLTFPTTSAMKFLVPTSIYVLLISIELSNHHPQRNTIPILQEIRNMESKKHTICRHPPTYGNLITVLSIDGGGIRGIIPAVVLTFLESELQKLDGEEARLADYFDVMAGTSTGGLVTAMLATPNKNRRPLFAAKDIKEFYMNHSPKIFPQLRGPFGRMMRIVRSMSGPSYDGKHLHEVVREKLGSTRLHQTLTNVVIPTFDIKRLQPTIFSSYEAKKKKNNTMDALLSDICISTSAAPTYLPAHLFRTEDCHGNIKEFNLIDGGVAANNPALVAIGEVSKQIFKQNPDFFPIKPMDYGRFLVISLGTGSPKIEAKYSAEKAKSWGVLDWLLVGGSTPLVDIFTQASADMVDIHIAAVFKVLHSEQNYLRIQDDTLQGTVASVDVATRDNLEKLANVGEILLNKPVSRANLETGQMVPACDDPEMTNREALKRFAKLLSDEKRIREARSPT, encoded by the exons ATGTTATTGACCTTCCCTACCACCAGTGCCATGAAATTTCTTGTCCCAACATCTATTTATGTGCTTCTTATATCCATTGAGCTCTCCAATCACCACCCTCAGCGAAATACTATTCCCATCCTTCAAGAGATTAGAAATATGGAGAGCAAAAAACATACCATTTGTAGACATCCACCGACTTATGGCAATCTCATAACAGTTTTATCTATTGATGGTGGAGGGATTCGAGGAATAATTCCAGCTGTTGTTCTTACCTTTCTAGAATCAGAGCTGCAG AAACTTGATGGAGAGGAAGCCCGATTAGCCGACTACTTCGATGTCATGGCTGGGACTAGCACAGGAGGGCTAGTAACTGCGATGTTGGCCACGCCAAACAAGAATAGAAGACCACTTTTTGCAGCCAAGGATATTaaagaattttatatgaaccattctccaaaaattttcccacAACTCAG gGGTCCGTTTGGTAGGATGATGAGGATAGTTCGATCAATGTCAGGACCTTCCTATGATGGCAAGCACCTTCATGAAGTTGTGAGAGAGAAATTAGGAAGCACCAGGCTGCATCAGACTTTAACGAATGTGGTCATACCAACTTTCGACATCAAGCGATTACAGCCAACCATTTTCTCTTCCTATGAG gccaagaagaagaagaacaataCAATGGATGCTCTGCTATCAGATATTTGCATCAGTACGAGCGCTGCTCCAACTTACCTGCCTGCACACCTCTTCAGGACTGAAGATTGTCATGGAAACATCAAGGAATTCAATCTTATTGATGGTGGAGTGGCTGCCAATAATCCA GCTTTAGTTGCCATTGGAGAAGTAAGCAAGCAGATATTCAAGCAAAATCCAGATTTCTTCCCAATAAAACCTATGGATTACGGCCGTTTTTTGGTCATTTCACTTGGCACGGGGTCCCCAAAGATTGAAGCGAAATACAGTGCAGAAAAAGCTAAATCATGGGGAGTACTGGATTGGTTGCTTGTTGGTGGGTCGACTCCCTTGGTAGATATTTTCACACAGGCAAGTGCTGATATGGTGGATATCCACATCGCTGCTGTGTTCAAAGTTCTACATTCTGAGCAGAACTATCTGCGGATTCAG GATGATACTCTCCAAGGGACAGTGGCATCAGTTGATGTCGCCACCAGGGATAATCTGGAGAAACTCGCTAATGTTGGAGAAATTCTGTTAAACAAACCTGTCTCACGTGCAAATTTGGAGACTGGCCAGATGGTGCCCGCTTGTGATGACCCAGAAATGACCAACAGGGAAGCTCTCAAGAG ATTTGCGAAGTTGCTGTCTGATGAAAAGCGAATTCGTGAAGCAAGATCACCGACATGA
- the LOC102717092 gene encoding polyadenylate-binding protein RBP47-like, producing MQAAANGGGDVQKPQQVPPPGPVAAVAAPPPPPHWVAMPFAPPGAAAMVMQHQMAPPPPQFAPHFVPFHAVGPPPPQPRAAAAPPVAVAMGSPAPHAQGGGQEENKTIWVGDLHYWMDENYLHSCFGYTGEVVAIKVIRNKQTGQSEGYGFVEFYSHAAAEKVLEGFAGHIMPNTDQPFRINWASFSMGDRRSDIASDHSIFVGDLASDVNDTTLLETFSKRYSSVKGAKVVIDANTGRSKGYGFVRFGDDNEKTHAMTEMNGLYCSTRPMRIGPATPRKTSGTSGPTGSSARSDGDLTNTTVFVGGLDPNVSEDDLRQTFSQYGEISSVKIPVGKQCGFVQFIQRKNAEDALQGLNGSTIGKQTVRLSWGRNPANKQLRSDNGSQWNNGMYYAASPFYSGYGYPAPFPADPGMYAAAAYGAYPFYGNQQQVS from the exons atgcaggcggcggcgaacggcgggggCGACGTGCAGAAGCCGCAGCAGGTGCCGCCTCCGGGGCCGGTGGCGGcagtggcggcgccgccgccgccgcctcattGGGTGGCCATGCCGTTCGCGCCCCccggggcggcggccatggtgaTGCAGCACcagatggcgccgccgccgccccagtTCGCGCCGCACTTCGTGCCGTTCCACGCGgtcggcccgccgccgccgcagccgcgggcggcggcggcgccgcccgtGGCCGTGGCGATGGGCTCCCCGGCGCCGCACGCGCAGGGAGGCGGGCAGGAGGAGAACAAGACCATCTGGGTCGGGGACCTCCACTACTGGATGGACGAGAACTACCTCCACAGCTGCTTCGGCTACACCGGCGAG GTTGTGGCGATAAAGGTTATTCGCAATAAACAAACTGGACAATCGGAGGGATATGGATTTGTAGAGTTTTATAGTCATGCTGCTGCTGAGAAAGTGCTTGAAGGTTTTGCTGGTCATATAATGCCAAACACTGACCAACCTTTTAGGATAAACTGGGCATCATTTAGCATGGGGGACAGGCGTTCAGATATTGCTTCAGATCATTCCATATTTGTAGGAGATCTTGCTTCTGATGTCAATGATACCACATTACTGGAGACTTTCTCCAAAAGGTACTCCTCTGTCAAAGGTGCAAAAGTTGTTATTGATGCTAATACTGGTAGATCAAAGGGCTATGGTTTTGTGAGATTTGGAGATGATAACGAGAAGACACATGCCATGACTGAGATGAATGGTTTGTATTGCTCTACCAGGCCAATGAGAATTGGCCCTGCAACTCCCAGAAAAACCTCAG GTACTTCTGGACCTACCGGTTCCTCTGCTCGATCAGATGGAGATTTGACAAACACAACT gtATTTGTCGGTGGGCTTGATCCAAATGTTAGTGAAGATGACCTTAGGCAAACTTTCTCCCAATACGGAGAAATTTCCTCAGTAAAGATTCCAGTTGGGAAACAGTGCGGCTTTGTGCAGTTTATTCAGAG AAAGAATGCAGAAGATGCATTGCAAGGCCTGAATGGAAGCACCATTGGGAAGCAGACCGTGCGTCTTTCGTGGGGACGCAATCCAGCAAACAAGCAG TTGAGGAGTGACAATGGCAGTCAGTGGAACAACGGGATGTACTACGCAGCCTCGCCATTTTACAGTGGGTACGGCTACCCTGCACCGTTCCCTGCTGATCCGGGCATgtatgctgctgctgcttacGGCGCCTACCCGTTCTACGGGAACCAGCAACAAGTGAGCTGA